The Xanthomonas fragariae genome has a segment encoding these proteins:
- a CDS encoding methyl-accepting chemotaxis protein, giving the protein MSNAPDARKTNKLGSVSTSFWLGLLVLSMIVFGANTGVATWQGSRLAGAGTGAADLQVLSQQLANQAREAISGDAKAFATFKATKSRIDSTVSELDGRYGQEGSVASAMAQLKATWVPLSKSADQVIASAPAVLGLASNAERFSASVPQLQAQLNEVVHAMTVSGAPSSQIYNTLQQVVVASTMALRVTEMRAGGADAVASGDALARDSVVFTQMLEGLRVGNDELGIAAVRNPAALSALEQSQAQWTTMKQDVDAILASSRNLFAAQSSAAALTAGSNKMLDDSKKLFDAFSAFGSVRDTRLFPNFWLGVVSGLVALLAIVGFVWSWVRVRSREQDVRYQAQVEFNSRNQQAIMRLLDEISSLGEGDLTVKASVTEDMTGAIADAINYAVDELRHLVTTINDTSAKVAVSTQETRATAMQLAEAAGQQANQINTASERINEIAASIEQVSRNSTESAEVAQRSVVIAAEGAGVVRETIQGMDQIRDQIQETSKRIKRLGESSQEIGSIVELINDISEQTNILALNAAVQAASAGEAGRGFAVVADEVQRLAERTSSATRRIEGLVQTIQADTNEAVSSMEQTTSEVVSGARLAEEAGTALTEIERVSNALNNLIKNISIAAHQQSAAATDITQTMGVIRQITSQTSQGAEQTAESIGNLAELAADLRRSVADFKLPA; this is encoded by the coding sequence ATGAGTAACGCCCCAGACGCCCGCAAGACCAATAAGCTTGGCAGCGTCAGTACCAGCTTCTGGCTTGGCTTGCTGGTGTTGTCGATGATCGTGTTCGGCGCCAACACCGGCGTCGCTACCTGGCAGGGCAGTCGCCTTGCCGGTGCCGGCACTGGCGCGGCCGATCTGCAGGTGCTCTCCCAGCAGCTGGCCAACCAGGCCCGCGAAGCGATTTCCGGTGACGCCAAGGCGTTTGCCACCTTCAAGGCGACCAAGAGCCGCATCGACAGCACGGTCAGCGAACTGGATGGCCGCTACGGCCAGGAAGGTTCGGTGGCCAGCGCGATGGCGCAGCTCAAGGCGACCTGGGTGCCGCTCAGCAAGAGCGCCGATCAGGTCATCGCCAGCGCACCGGCGGTGCTCGGTCTGGCCAGCAACGCCGAACGCTTCTCCGCAAGCGTGCCGCAGTTGCAGGCGCAGTTAAACGAAGTGGTGCACGCAATGACGGTCAGCGGCGCGCCTTCCTCGCAGATCTACAACACGCTGCAGCAGGTCGTGGTCGCCAGCACCATGGCGCTCCGGGTGACTGAAATGCGCGCCGGTGGCGCCGATGCGGTCGCCTCCGGCGACGCGCTGGCACGCGACTCGGTGGTGTTCACGCAGATGCTGGAAGGTTTGCGCGTAGGCAACGACGAACTCGGTATCGCCGCGGTGCGCAACCCGGCCGCGCTGTCGGCGCTAGAGCAGTCGCAGGCGCAGTGGACGACGATGAAGCAAGACGTCGACGCCATCCTCGCCAGCTCGCGCAATCTGTTCGCCGCGCAGTCCTCGGCCGCAGCGTTGACCGCCGGCTCCAACAAGATGCTCGACGACAGCAAGAAGCTGTTCGATGCATTCTCGGCGTTCGGTTCGGTTCGCGACACGCGCCTGTTTCCGAACTTCTGGTTGGGCGTGGTGTCCGGCCTGGTGGCCCTGCTGGCCATCGTGGGTTTCGTCTGGAGCTGGGTGCGGGTGCGTTCGCGCGAGCAGGACGTACGCTACCAGGCGCAGGTGGAATTCAACAGCCGCAACCAGCAGGCGATTATGCGGTTGTTGGACGAAATCAGCTCGCTAGGTGAGGGCGACCTGACCGTCAAGGCATCGGTGACCGAGGACATGACCGGCGCGATCGCCGATGCCATCAACTACGCCGTGGACGAACTGCGCCACTTGGTGACCACGATCAACGACACCTCGGCGAAAGTTGCCGTGTCGACGCAGGAAACCCGGGCCACCGCGATGCAGCTGGCCGAAGCGGCCGGCCAGCAGGCCAATCAGATCAACACCGCTTCCGAGCGCATCAACGAAATCGCCGCCAGCATCGAACAAGTGTCGCGCAACTCCACCGAGTCGGCCGAAGTGGCGCAGCGCTCTGTGGTCATCGCCGCCGAAGGTGCCGGCGTGGTGCGCGAGACGATTCAGGGCATGGACCAGATCCGCGACCAGATCCAGGAAACCTCCAAGCGCATCAAGCGGCTGGGCGAATCCTCGCAGGAGATCGGCTCGATCGTGGAGCTGATCAACGACATTTCCGAGCAGACCAACATTCTGGCGCTTAACGCTGCGGTGCAGGCCGCCTCGGCGGGCGAGGCAGGTCGCGGTTTCGCCGTGGTGGCCGACGAAGTGCAGCGTTTGGCAGAACGCACCTCCAGTGCGACCCGACGCATCGAAGGTCTGGTCCAGACCATTCAGGCCGATACCAACGAAGCGGTCAGCTCGATGGAGCAGACCACGTCCGAAGTGGTGTCCGGTGCGCGTCTGGCCGAAGAAGCCGGTACCGCGCTGACCGAAATCGAGCGCGTGTCCAACGCTTTGAACAACCTGATCAAGAACATTTCCATCGCCGCGCACCAGCAGTCGGCCGCAGCGACGGATATCACACAGACCATGGGCGTGATCCGTCAGATCACCAGCCAGACATCGCAGGGTGCCGAGCAGACGGCCGAGTCGATCGGCAACCTTGCCGAGCTCGCTGCCGATCTGCGCCGTTCGGTCGCCG
- a CDS encoding chemotaxis protein CheW, whose product MRSPFDILEDYERRSLAHATPLPERQFSADIWRGVGYRVGTRRLVSDFREVAEIVPMPPVTPVPGAQPWLLGVGNLRGNLFPVIDLKQFLEGRRTLLQEGQRVLIMRQSGGDVALTIDELYGQRSFEQVQAVEPGELAQGRYAHFIDRAFRNETQDWGVFSLALLSRTPEFRQAAA is encoded by the coding sequence ATGCGTTCTCCATTCGATATTCTTGAAGATTATGAGCGTCGCAGTCTTGCGCACGCCACGCCGCTGCCGGAACGCCAGTTCTCGGCCGATATCTGGCGTGGCGTCGGTTATCGCGTCGGTACCCGGCGATTGGTGTCTGATTTCCGCGAAGTTGCGGAAATCGTGCCGATGCCGCCGGTCACGCCAGTGCCGGGCGCACAGCCCTGGCTGCTGGGCGTGGGCAACCTGCGCGGCAATCTGTTCCCGGTGATCGATCTGAAGCAGTTCCTGGAGGGCCGGCGTACGTTGCTGCAGGAAGGCCAGCGTGTGCTGATCATGCGGCAGAGCGGCGGCGACGTCGCTCTGACCATCGATGAGCTGTACGGTCAGCGCAGTTTTGAGCAGGTCCAGGCGGTTGAACCCGGCGAGTTGGCGCAAGGGCGCTACGCCCACTTCATCGACCGTGCCTTCCGCAACGAGACGCAGGACTGGGGTGTGTTTTCCCTGGCGTTGCTGTCGCGCACTCCTGAATTCCGGCAGGCCGCGGCCTAA
- a CDS encoding response regulator, with product MARIILIEDSPTDRAVFSQWLEKAGHTVVATDNAEEGLELVRSQTPDLVLMDVVLPGMSGFQATRALARDQATKGIPVLLVSSKGMETDRAWGLRQGASDYIVKPPREDDLIARIKQLVR from the coding sequence ATGGCTCGAATTATATTGATCGAGGACTCGCCTACCGACCGGGCAGTCTTCAGTCAATGGCTGGAAAAAGCAGGCCATACGGTCGTCGCCACCGACAATGCCGAAGAGGGACTTGAGCTGGTTCGCAGCCAGACGCCCGATTTGGTGCTGATGGACGTGGTGTTGCCCGGCATGAGTGGCTTCCAGGCAACGCGTGCACTCGCACGCGACCAGGCTACGAAGGGCATCCCCGTGCTGCTGGTCAGCAGCAAGGGCATGGAAACCGACAGGGCCTGGGGTTTGCGACAAGGTGCCAGCGACTACATCGTCAAGCCGCCGCGCGAAGACGATCTGATCGCCCGCATCAAACAACTGGTGCGTTGA
- the pilG gene encoding twitching motility response regulator PilG produces the protein MSENIAAGRELAGLKVMVIDDSKTIRRTAETLLKREGCEVVTATDGFEALAKIADRHPQIIFVDIMMPRLDGYQTCALIKGNQLFKSTPVIMLSSKDGLFDKARGRIVGSEQYLTKPFTREELLSVIRTYVHA, from the coding sequence ATGAGTGAAAACATTGCTGCGGGTAGGGAACTCGCAGGACTGAAGGTGATGGTGATCGATGATTCGAAAACCATTCGCCGCACCGCCGAAACGCTGCTCAAGCGAGAAGGATGTGAAGTAGTGACAGCGACGGATGGTTTCGAGGCACTGGCCAAAATTGCGGACCGGCACCCTCAGATCATTTTTGTCGACATCATGATGCCGCGTTTGGATGGGTACCAGACCTGCGCGTTGATCAAGGGCAATCAGCTCTTCAAGTCGACGCCGGTGATCATGTTGTCGTCAAAGGATGGATTGTTCGACAAGGCACGCGGCCGCATCGTCGGCTCCGAGCAATATCTGACCAAGCCATTCACCCGTGAAGAACTACTGAGCGTGATTCGCACGTACGTCCACGCCTGA